Proteins from one Geomonas agri genomic window:
- a CDS encoding metallophosphoesterase family protein, with amino-acid sequence MLRLAWMTDPHLNFLDIDTRKEFCSSINNLKVDALLISGDIGEAVGIESYLRTLMENVEPPVYFVLGNHDYYRGSIADVRSRAARVCAESKRLIWLPQAGLIQITPDACLIGHDGWADGRFGNFLGSKVMLNDYRLIEELKGLTSAERLEKLHYLGDEAAEHFMKLLPRAVQKYKQVIVLTHVPPFREACWHEGEISNDDYLPHFSCKAVGEVLRKAMVGVEAQMLVLCGHSHSPGEARILPNLLVKTGKAVYGNPAVNEIITVPFDLA; translated from the coding sequence ATGCTAAGGCTAGCATGGATGACCGATCCGCATTTGAACTTTTTAGATATAGACACCCGTAAAGAATTTTGTTCAAGCATAAACAATCTAAAGGTTGATGCTCTCTTAATAAGCGGAGACATTGGTGAAGCCGTTGGCATTGAGTCTTACCTAAGGACTCTGATGGAAAATGTGGAACCTCCAGTGTACTTTGTTTTGGGAAATCATGATTATTACAGAGGCTCCATAGCAGATGTCAGGTCTAGAGCTGCACGCGTATGTGCCGAATCCAAGAGGCTCATCTGGTTGCCGCAGGCCGGACTGATTCAGATAACGCCGGATGCATGTCTCATAGGACATGACGGCTGGGCGGATGGGCGATTTGGCAATTTTCTTGGCTCCAAAGTGATGCTTAATGACTACAGATTGATCGAGGAGTTGAAAGGACTAACCTCAGCAGAACGGCTTGAGAAATTGCATTATTTAGGAGATGAGGCTGCAGAGCATTTCATGAAACTTCTTCCTAGGGCGGTACAGAAATATAAGCAGGTGATCGTTTTAACCCATGTGCCACCCTTCCGAGAAGCCTGCTGGCACGAAGGCGAAATATCAAATGACGATTACCTTCCTCACTTCAGTTGCAAGGCTGTTGGAGAGGTCTTACGAAAAGCTATGGTAGGGGTGGAGGCGCAGATGCTGGTTCTTTGCGGGCACTCCCATAGCCCTGGCGAAGCTAGGATCTTGCCCAATTTGTTGGTTAAAACTGGGAAAGCTGTATATGGCAACCCTGCAGTGAACGAAATTATCACCGTGCCTTTTGACCTGGCTTAA
- a CDS encoding radical SAM protein: MSRFSLNPFTTVARRGEVFVLAFWGACNGPALIEVSDPEHPLFRLLGNSTTDFDAFAAPFEDDFASLVSQEIIVPQGWSRSAAMERYRRMAKDSSTLHLVLLPAGTACNCDCIYCGQEHDGPGMSWESDGEPLLRQLHIRKLQTLHLEYFGGEPLLNQPFIHRFNTAIRMWARASGTKVTGSMTTNATLLTPELCGRLVREGVTHFQITVDGGEEDHNRQRPMRCGGNGYQQILANIRGITTLPEDFRIDLRMNFDRVSGEQDKVSRAFAALAEATGGDSRFFLRTRAAGDWGGGIDTSTLCSKFNAVQKNALFSRLALKYGFPLADLRTWEVGGQGCYAGRINSLVIEPGLRVKKCTVCQAPLNDVGQIDKAGLLHLNGNLSAWTGECGAAITKRCAQCPIFPVCLGIGCPLKSLDGAEPGGCILSLYHPREMVQLFYDSFKAHNH, from the coding sequence ATGAGTCGTTTTAGCTTGAATCCTTTCACCACGGTGGCACGCAGGGGTGAAGTCTTCGTTCTCGCCTTTTGGGGGGCCTGCAACGGCCCGGCGTTAATCGAGGTGTCCGATCCCGAGCATCCGCTGTTCCGGTTACTGGGGAACAGCACCACGGATTTTGACGCATTTGCGGCACCGTTTGAGGACGATTTCGCCTCGCTGGTGAGCCAGGAGATCATCGTTCCCCAGGGGTGGAGCCGGAGTGCCGCCATGGAGCGTTACCGGCGGATGGCCAAAGACAGTTCGACGCTGCACTTGGTATTACTGCCAGCAGGTACCGCCTGCAACTGCGACTGCATCTATTGTGGTCAGGAGCACGACGGTCCTGGTATGTCCTGGGAATCAGACGGCGAGCCGCTTCTGAGGCAGCTGCACATCCGTAAGTTGCAGACGCTCCACCTTGAGTACTTCGGCGGTGAGCCCTTACTGAACCAGCCGTTCATACACCGGTTCAATACCGCAATCAGGATGTGGGCCAGAGCAAGCGGCACAAAAGTGACGGGAAGCATGACTACAAATGCTACACTGCTCACCCCGGAGTTGTGTGGCCGGCTGGTCCGGGAAGGGGTGACCCACTTTCAGATAACTGTCGACGGCGGGGAGGAGGACCATAACCGCCAACGGCCGATGCGCTGCGGCGGCAATGGGTATCAGCAGATTCTTGCTAACATCCGCGGGATCACCACCCTTCCTGAGGACTTTCGAATCGATCTTAGGATGAACTTCGACCGCGTTTCGGGAGAGCAGGACAAGGTATCCCGAGCCTTCGCAGCGCTGGCCGAGGCAACGGGCGGCGATTCCCGCTTCTTCCTGAGGACGAGAGCCGCTGGAGACTGGGGCGGCGGTATCGACACCAGCACCTTGTGCAGCAAATTTAATGCGGTGCAGAAAAATGCGCTTTTCAGCAGGCTAGCCCTCAAGTACGGTTTCCCCCTAGCCGATTTAAGAACCTGGGAAGTCGGCGGGCAGGGATGCTATGCGGGCCGGATCAACAGTCTTGTTATCGAGCCGGGTCTACGCGTGAAAAAATGCACTGTTTGCCAGGCCCCCCTAAACGATGTGGGGCAAATCGACAAAGCCGGACTATTGCATCTCAATGGTAACCTTTCGGCATGGACCGGCGAGTGCGGTGCCGCAATCACTAAGCGGTGCGCCCAGTGCCCGATCTTTCCAGTTTGCCTGGGGATCGGCTGCCCGCTGAAAAGCCTGGACGGGGCCGAGCCGGGAGGATGCATCCTTTCCCTGTACCACCCCCGGGAAATGGTCCAGCTCTTTTACGACTCGTTCAAGGCGCACAATCACTGA
- a CDS encoding DarT ssDNA thymidine ADP-ribosyltransferase family protein — MTEKEHVESIMKVMGEIDRKGVLLHHSLETLSSAIYADTDRFIYELLQNACDAATTEGVTVTVSLDEEGVLSFCHDGVPFSKENVDSLCGVAESTKGQRVQQIGYKGIGFKSVFGQSGCVAIQSGKYSFRFDREFWEDKLVPWQIAPIWTDPDSVTIPSTGSGITTIVLRLHKGVDVTGHLLKMAENPEFVLFLTALKSFRIETGGIDRTISKHRVDELLEIQVDGKTLCRYLIREYHRKVSPEVRLALKEDGNIPPKMKEIDIVPISLALPISADGRPVEEKQPLFSYFPTKERIGLPLLVNSLFHTTASRETLSSEHTLNKFIVCEIAACVTEWLAEMALNPGRRPDMLLIIPGAPGSSPSLARDFDAALQKAFAATACVPDASGTRCILAATGFNDSAGLLCAIDADTFVTADGTARHRIHPSLRGADRLERFGLRKVTIVDLPRIVTQFRDILTVAATNFAFAQQLQRYGQGTETVKNTPWLLSSDGRLLRPGQLFWPPEDPEVAEALPEELPQVHPLFVKESAGSPALKTWLMQTAGVASIEPAAIVRNYLLPLLKEGTLSESRSRSWLRVAFQAYQDHKTHQNLLTKPLTEEEFRLLGALPVATRNGGHKRARECCLGLPYFADTEWDTLAAAPSFFDLVAGEYVSGGTPESWLGFFTAIQVSVIPKYLKEQLIGAMKLGTQIPETRREFWTFAAYKLHCEKRLNPDDYAFLGALPLETKTGEKKPARDCWLGAPYASGIDWENLLGSRADFHFVAAGYLRLGGSAEEWEAFFRKIGVSDGIRFRALGDLNRKQLSERFPNYLAFLDAEVIIPKADRERPLKHLVQSLCWPNVHLDAFKDDQCGYLLGRHFVKKALSSESELQGKYIADKYYYFVPSTIRYLLKKRRVWPGSDKKCHLASELIVESPENRILVGDDIPFIDAEDYDVSPKVLADYGCKRVLDTRQCLWLLGKIAESSDITAATKERIDRIYRRLEAIRTGPSGLDLQAVGDWGTDAALLSEAGTFCHPTALNVAEDSDELLLFDREERPFIGELASNEAYRLLTGLGVRPVSAAEIEVVTCDESASPELTQIIHNRRHMLAMVAAGQQASLQAVDDLRKISSLESLECFRVRSYVLRQADTSRTKEGSKLSCVVSGTNKLYFMGNEKDVKVIYAVAQELARRLENPKCSQGIDLLLRLSEADGKDWLARQGFDVSVLPAPVPEPAATPAESPVVAPKETAPPKPAVEMYLCEPARFLPELREKCRENRFCATQESGVTRDFAERLIADLAKQKSRWSGFIYHFTHVENLVKILKQQAIKSRSRSNSFCDSAGGSLIAHTSETVKGFARFYFRPLTPTQWHNQCLGRSYGDIRALCPVPIFIRLPLREVLAAAGSRCAVSNGNMASQSSRFGNHPEFLDHFDHANVYANHGEVSVSKFLAASQQEFLVQEELSLADLPITLICRNEQDFGTLCYLMEAAGITGFRSRQGRTGKNEVVIDPALYYDDVPSLEVGVNQGTVAAKLLTGKSLRGDFCLNAKSLGSDEVSSTAVVSTEGNASLEISFGLRGTSDADVNIHYLEAGKRWLVYGGIVKRA, encoded by the coding sequence ATGACTGAGAAGGAACACGTTGAAAGCATTATGAAGGTAATGGGGGAAATTGACAGGAAGGGCGTACTTCTGCACCATTCCCTTGAAACCCTTTCGAGCGCCATATATGCAGACACGGACCGCTTTATTTACGAGTTGTTGCAAAACGCATGCGATGCCGCAACTACAGAAGGGGTGACCGTCACGGTTTCCTTGGATGAGGAGGGAGTGCTCTCCTTTTGCCATGACGGTGTGCCGTTCTCCAAAGAGAACGTGGACTCTCTTTGTGGAGTCGCCGAAAGTACCAAGGGCCAACGGGTTCAGCAAATTGGATACAAGGGTATCGGGTTTAAATCCGTCTTCGGGCAATCAGGCTGCGTTGCCATCCAGTCCGGGAAATATTCCTTCCGATTTGATCGCGAATTTTGGGAGGACAAACTGGTCCCCTGGCAAATTGCCCCGATTTGGACTGATCCCGACTCAGTTACCATCCCCTCGACGGGCAGTGGCATTACGACGATAGTTCTGCGCCTTCACAAGGGAGTCGATGTCACAGGGCACCTGCTGAAGATGGCTGAAAATCCGGAGTTCGTCCTCTTTCTGACTGCACTTAAGAGCTTCAGGATAGAAACCGGGGGGATTGACAGAACCATCTCTAAGCATCGGGTGGACGAGCTGCTGGAAATCCAGGTTGACGGCAAGACTTTGTGCCGCTATCTCATCCGTGAGTACCACCGAAAAGTGTCACCCGAGGTGCGGCTCGCCTTAAAAGAGGATGGAAATATCCCGCCAAAGATGAAGGAAATCGACATCGTCCCCATCTCGCTTGCCTTACCGATAAGCGCCGATGGCAGGCCGGTGGAGGAAAAACAGCCGCTCTTCTCCTATTTCCCGACGAAGGAGCGAATCGGCCTGCCACTGCTGGTCAACAGCCTCTTCCACACGACCGCATCGCGTGAGACCCTGTCTTCCGAGCACACACTCAACAAGTTCATTGTTTGCGAAATTGCGGCCTGCGTTACTGAGTGGTTGGCAGAGATGGCGCTGAATCCGGGCCGCCGCCCGGATATGCTCCTTATCATTCCCGGGGCCCCCGGTTCGTCGCCCAGCTTGGCCAGGGATTTTGACGCCGCCCTGCAGAAGGCCTTTGCAGCCACCGCATGCGTCCCAGACGCTTCGGGGACCCGATGCATACTTGCCGCTACAGGTTTCAACGACTCGGCAGGCCTTCTTTGTGCCATAGATGCCGACACGTTTGTGACGGCCGATGGCACGGCCCGGCACCGGATCCACCCTTCCCTGCGCGGCGCGGACCGGCTTGAGCGGTTTGGACTGAGGAAAGTCACCATAGTTGACCTGCCGAGGATAGTAACCCAGTTCAGGGACATTTTGACGGTCGCGGCGACCAACTTCGCTTTCGCACAGCAACTGCAGCGCTACGGCCAAGGCACCGAAACGGTGAAAAATACCCCGTGGCTGCTTTCGTCGGACGGCAGGCTTCTGCGACCCGGACAGCTCTTTTGGCCGCCGGAGGACCCTGAGGTGGCCGAGGCACTACCTGAGGAACTGCCACAGGTTCATCCCCTCTTTGTCAAGGAGAGCGCAGGCAGTCCGGCACTTAAAACCTGGCTGATGCAGACCGCTGGAGTCGCATCAATAGAGCCTGCCGCGATAGTGAGGAACTATCTCCTGCCTCTGCTCAAGGAGGGCACTCTTTCCGAAAGTCGGTCGCGTTCATGGTTGCGGGTGGCTTTCCAGGCCTACCAGGATCACAAGACCCACCAGAACTTGCTGACGAAGCCGCTGACGGAAGAGGAGTTCCGCCTACTCGGTGCGCTCCCGGTTGCCACCAGAAACGGTGGGCACAAACGTGCGCGGGAATGTTGCCTGGGACTTCCGTACTTTGCCGACACAGAATGGGACACGTTGGCCGCGGCACCGTCTTTCTTTGATTTAGTGGCTGGGGAATACGTGTCCGGCGGGACTCCTGAGAGTTGGCTTGGGTTCTTTACGGCCATTCAGGTTTCTGTAATCCCGAAGTACCTAAAGGAGCAGTTAATCGGGGCGATGAAACTCGGTACGCAGATACCAGAGACCCGCAGAGAATTCTGGACGTTCGCCGCCTACAAGTTGCACTGTGAGAAGCGCCTTAACCCGGACGACTACGCCTTTCTGGGGGCGCTGCCGCTGGAAACTAAAACGGGAGAAAAGAAGCCGGCCAGGGATTGCTGGCTCGGTGCACCCTACGCTAGCGGGATTGATTGGGAAAACCTGCTCGGTAGTCGGGCGGACTTTCATTTCGTAGCAGCCGGATACCTCCGGTTGGGGGGCTCTGCCGAGGAGTGGGAGGCGTTTTTTCGGAAGATAGGTGTTTCAGACGGCATCCGGTTCAGAGCTCTCGGTGATTTGAATCGTAAGCAGCTCAGTGAGCGTTTTCCGAACTACCTTGCATTTCTCGATGCAGAAGTGATCATACCTAAGGCCGACAGGGAGAGGCCATTAAAGCATCTGGTACAAAGCCTGTGCTGGCCCAACGTCCACCTCGATGCCTTCAAAGATGACCAGTGCGGTTATCTGTTGGGGCGCCACTTCGTAAAAAAAGCCCTTTCCTCAGAGTCTGAATTGCAGGGTAAATACATTGCCGACAAATATTATTACTTTGTCCCTTCTACAATCCGGTATCTGCTGAAGAAACGCAGGGTGTGGCCCGGCAGCGATAAAAAGTGCCATCTCGCTTCTGAGCTCATCGTCGAAAGCCCCGAGAACAGGATTTTGGTCGGTGACGATATCCCCTTCATAGACGCGGAAGATTACGATGTCAGCCCGAAAGTTTTGGCTGACTATGGATGCAAACGCGTTCTCGACACGAGGCAGTGTCTGTGGTTACTCGGCAAGATAGCAGAGAGCAGTGACATCACTGCTGCGACAAAAGAAAGGATCGACAGAATATACAGGCGCCTCGAGGCCATCCGTACTGGCCCGTCCGGGCTGGATCTGCAGGCGGTCGGTGACTGGGGGACTGACGCTGCCCTCCTGTCTGAGGCCGGCACCTTTTGCCACCCCACTGCGCTTAACGTCGCCGAGGATTCGGATGAGCTGCTGTTGTTCGACCGCGAGGAACGTCCTTTTATCGGAGAACTGGCCTCCAACGAGGCATATCGGCTGCTTACAGGTTTGGGTGTCCGACCCGTGAGTGCTGCCGAGATCGAGGTGGTCACCTGTGATGAGTCTGCAAGTCCGGAACTGACCCAAATCATCCACAACAGGCGACATATGCTTGCCATGGTGGCCGCAGGTCAGCAGGCCTCGCTGCAGGCGGTTGATGATCTGAGGAAGATTTCCTCCCTTGAGTCGCTGGAATGCTTTCGGGTGCGAAGTTACGTCCTCCGCCAGGCAGACACATCCAGAACAAAAGAAGGCTCTAAGTTGAGCTGCGTCGTGAGCGGGACGAACAAGCTCTATTTCATGGGAAACGAGAAGGATGTAAAGGTTATTTACGCTGTGGCCCAGGAGTTGGCCCGGAGGCTTGAGAATCCTAAGTGCTCGCAGGGAATCGATCTTTTGCTGCGGCTGTCTGAGGCTGATGGCAAGGATTGGCTGGCCCGGCAGGGATTTGACGTATCAGTTCTCCCCGCGCCTGTTCCTGAGCCGGCGGCAACCCCGGCGGAGTCTCCCGTTGTCGCGCCGAAAGAGACCGCGCCACCGAAGCCTGCTGTGGAAATGTATCTGTGCGAGCCGGCCCGTTTTCTGCCAGAACTGCGCGAAAAATGCCGCGAGAACCGTTTCTGTGCGACCCAGGAATCCGGGGTGACGCGAGATTTCGCCGAGAGGCTGATCGCCGACCTGGCGAAACAGAAGTCGCGCTGGAGCGGGTTCATCTACCATTTCACTCACGTGGAGAACCTGGTTAAGATCCTGAAACAGCAGGCGATAAAATCCCGTAGTCGAAGCAACTCCTTTTGTGATTCCGCCGGAGGGAGCCTGATAGCCCACACCTCAGAGACCGTCAAGGGGTTCGCACGCTTCTACTTTCGGCCCCTGACCCCGACACAGTGGCACAACCAGTGCCTGGGCCGCAGTTACGGCGACATTCGGGCCCTTTGCCCAGTGCCTATATTCATCCGGCTGCCGCTTCGGGAGGTGCTCGCGGCAGCAGGTAGCAGGTGCGCCGTCAGCAACGGCAACATGGCCTCTCAATCCAGCCGTTTCGGTAACCACCCTGAATTCCTTGACCATTTTGACCACGCAAATGTCTACGCCAACCACGGAGAGGTTTCTGTTTCGAAATTCCTGGCGGCGTCGCAACAAGAGTTCTTGGTTCAGGAAGAACTGAGCCTAGCGGACCTTCCTATTACCCTCATCTGTAGAAACGAGCAGGACTTCGGCACGCTTTGCTACCTGATGGAGGCAGCGGGAATTACGGGTTTCAGGTCAAGGCAAGGACGGACTGGCAAGAACGAGGTCGTGATCGATCCAGCATTATATTATGATGATGTCCCATCCTTGGAGGTGGGAGTCAACCAGGGAACGGTGGCAGCTAAACTATTGACTGGTAAGTCCCTGAGGGGCGATTTTTGCCTGAACGCAAAGTCTCTAGGCAGTGACGAAGTGAGTTCCACGGCTGTAGTGTCAACGGAGGGAAATGCCTCGCTCGAGATCAGTTTCGGACTGCGCGGTACATCAGATGCGGATGTCAACATCCATTATTTGGAGGCTGGAAAGCGATGGCTTGTCTATGGTGGCATTGTAAAAAGGGCATGA
- the dcd gene encoding dCTP deaminase codes for MSVLIGREIKDAIACGEISIEPLEESQIGPGSVDLTLGNEFRIFKKETGVCHVHNESDFADVTEAVSVADGDFITIAPCEMILGITRERITLAGTMAGWLEGRSRFARFGLAVHVTAGFMQPGISNQQVLEIVNLGHKTLALYPGTRICQFVFERCLGAAKYEGRFADQAKP; via the coding sequence ATGTCTGTTTTGATAGGGCGTGAAATAAAAGACGCGATCGCTTGCGGTGAAATATCCATCGAGCCGCTGGAAGAGTCACAGATAGGCCCGGGATCTGTCGACCTGACCCTGGGGAATGAATTCAGGATCTTTAAAAAAGAAACCGGGGTCTGCCACGTGCACAACGAGTCCGACTTTGCCGACGTCACGGAAGCAGTTTCGGTGGCGGATGGCGACTTTATCACCATCGCTCCCTGCGAAATGATACTGGGCATCACCAGGGAACGGATCACGCTGGCCGGGACCATGGCCGGCTGGCTGGAAGGGCGCAGCCGCTTCGCCCGCTTCGGCTTGGCGGTCCATGTCACCGCCGGTTTCATGCAGCCAGGAATCTCCAACCAGCAGGTGCTGGAAATCGTGAACCTGGGGCACAAGACGCTGGCGCTCTATCCCGGTACCCGCATCTGCCAGTTCGTCTTCGAGCGTTGCCTCGGGGCGGCGAAATATGAAGGGAGGTTTGCCGACCAGGCGAAACCTTGA
- a CDS encoding sigma-54-dependent transcriptional regulator, protein MKNEKSLVLVSWVDRNNDPYERDMRTGTFREIAGGLRAGPTLSLLFDPASPYVGKFKDAVLFFRPSDDGRATCQEIAKRDGSIKITAEEWGGGDPTDHQAIFTFLKPKIQQLRRRFEGRELIVHVSPGTPSMQTVWVLMAETGFIQSPCIVVKSYRQGERQDGAIVAPISIGIESFYKAYSANLPKVHSVEGSIFWDRARFRSSLLIHLYDEAARFARLNVPVLIVGERGTGKTTLASWIREHSAFRHGVQKKMISVPCGHFSPQTMRSELFGHQKGAFTDASEANEGLLSAAHNDTLFLDEVGDISPEVQRLLLKALEEKEYLPLGGKNLVKSNFRLVTATNLPWHKITERLHPDFMDRISSFVLRYPPLREIPEDLDWIWRQVYHTAAVRADAVASARISDSVHTRLVRRLRDEYLPGNIRSLYLVAYHILAAICDPEGKTPLEQAVEDALGRLRVGETTGDASVGAQVARHCAEQMPLDAVLDRVGVLDCAAVEGCIKSYLAQELRRIARVKGVPVQSICTVTERTLRSWLSEGHG, encoded by the coding sequence ATGAAGAACGAGAAATCACTGGTCCTCGTTTCATGGGTGGATCGCAACAACGATCCGTACGAGCGCGACATGCGCACAGGGACCTTCAGGGAGATAGCGGGAGGGTTGCGGGCCGGACCCACGCTGTCCCTGCTTTTTGATCCGGCTTCTCCCTACGTGGGGAAATTTAAGGATGCGGTGCTGTTCTTCCGCCCCTCGGATGACGGGAGGGCGACCTGCCAAGAGATCGCGAAACGCGACGGCAGCATCAAGATCACCGCTGAAGAATGGGGGGGGGGGGATCCCACCGACCATCAGGCTATCTTCACCTTTCTTAAGCCAAAGATCCAGCAGCTCCGGCGCCGCTTCGAGGGGCGAGAGCTGATTGTACACGTAAGCCCAGGCACCCCTTCAATGCAGACGGTATGGGTATTGATGGCGGAAACGGGCTTCATTCAGAGCCCGTGCATTGTGGTTAAAAGCTACCGGCAAGGTGAACGCCAGGACGGGGCTATCGTCGCTCCCATTTCCATAGGTATCGAAAGTTTTTACAAGGCATATTCCGCTAACCTCCCCAAGGTTCACTCCGTAGAGGGCTCCATTTTCTGGGACCGGGCCCGTTTTCGCTCCTCCCTGCTGATCCATCTCTATGATGAAGCGGCTCGCTTTGCACGCCTCAACGTTCCCGTTCTCATAGTGGGCGAGCGGGGAACCGGTAAAACCACCTTGGCGAGCTGGATCAGGGAACACAGCGCCTTCCGGCATGGGGTGCAGAAGAAGATGATCTCGGTCCCCTGCGGGCATTTTTCACCGCAGACCATGCGTTCGGAGCTGTTCGGGCACCAAAAGGGAGCTTTTACCGATGCATCCGAAGCCAATGAAGGACTTCTTTCTGCCGCCCATAACGACACGCTCTTTCTGGATGAGGTGGGAGATATTTCCCCTGAGGTGCAGCGGCTGCTTCTTAAGGCCCTAGAGGAAAAGGAGTACCTGCCGCTGGGCGGCAAGAACCTGGTCAAGAGCAACTTCCGCTTGGTGACGGCGACCAACCTGCCGTGGCACAAAATAACAGAGCGACTCCATCCTGATTTTATGGACAGAATCAGCTCCTTTGTCCTCAGATATCCGCCACTGCGCGAGATCCCCGAGGACCTGGACTGGATCTGGCGTCAGGTCTACCACACCGCAGCGGTTAGGGCCGATGCCGTAGCAAGCGCGCGAATCAGTGATTCTGTACACACCCGTCTGGTTCGCCGGCTCCGGGACGAGTACCTTCCGGGTAATATCCGAAGCCTCTACTTGGTCGCCTACCACATTTTGGCTGCAATCTGCGATCCGGAGGGGAAAACACCCTTGGAACAGGCTGTGGAGGATGCGCTAGGGAGGCTGCGGGTAGGAGAAACGACGGGGGACGCGAGCGTGGGGGCACAAGTGGCGAGACATTGTGCCGAGCAGATGCCACTTGACGCAGTTCTGGATCGGGTCGGTGTGCTTGACTGTGCTGCCGTTGAGGGGTGCATCAAAAGCTACCTCGCCCAAGAGCTACGAAGGATCGCCAGGGTCAAGGGAGTGCCTGTTCAAAGCATTTGTACTGTTACCGAGCGCACTCTACGTTCTTGGCTTAGTGAAGGACACGGCTAA
- a CDS encoding macro domain-containing protein, which yields MALKIIQGNIFTSHCQTIVNTVNCSGIMGAGIALECRFRWPQMFQAYVGLCQKKQMKIGLLWLYRASDRWILNFPTKNHWKDPSKEEYLHLGLQKFMGTYEQKGIESVAFPLLGAQNGGLDQDISRQIMESYLRECIIPVEIYRYDPNAPDDLFLGVKDALAGRTAAEIREAVGLHTDQAEKVLDALQNPAICQLNRVATVSGIGLKTVEKLFSFARNPALKVPDAVQQPLTF from the coding sequence ATGGCTTTAAAGATAATACAAGGAAATATTTTCACGTCTCACTGCCAAACCATTGTGAATACCGTCAACTGCTCCGGCATCATGGGGGCGGGGATTGCACTTGAGTGCCGTTTCCGCTGGCCGCAGATGTTTCAGGCCTATGTGGGACTCTGCCAGAAGAAGCAAATGAAGATTGGACTTCTATGGTTGTACAGAGCTTCCGATAGATGGATCCTTAACTTTCCCACCAAAAATCACTGGAAAGACCCCTCGAAAGAAGAGTATTTGCACCTTGGGCTTCAGAAGTTCATGGGCACCTACGAACAGAAGGGGATTGAATCCGTCGCGTTTCCGTTGCTCGGAGCCCAAAACGGGGGGCTAGACCAGGACATTTCGCGGCAGATAATGGAATCGTACCTGCGGGAATGCATCATTCCGGTAGAAATATACCGCTATGATCCGAACGCACCTGACGATCTTTTCTTGGGCGTCAAAGATGCTCTGGCAGGCAGGACTGCGGCGGAGATTAGGGAGGCGGTTGGGCTTCATACCGACCAGGCCGAGAAGGTCCTTGATGCTTTGCAGAACCCTGCCATCTGCCAACTCAACCGAGTTGCCACCGTCAGCGGCATCGGTTTGAAAACCGTCGAGAAACTCTTCTCCTTTGCACGGAATCCAGCACTCAAGGTTCCCGATGCAGTTCAGCAACCTCTGACATTTTGA